The genomic DNA ACTACAAGGAGTGTCTTGATAAAATCCGCATGCCCTGCAGTGTTTGGACATATGCCAACCTGAATCCTCCCCCGGTTGAGGAGCTTAATAAATATGATTTAGTAATATGGTTTACGGGAGATGATCGCGCTACTACATTGAATTCGACAAATATCGGCAATATAAAAAGCTATCTTGACGGCGGAGGAAACCTATTTCTTACCGGCCAGGGTATCGCCTCTCAACTCGCTACAGACGATCCCGTTCTTTTGAATAACTATCTAAAAACCGAATATCAATCCGGCGCGTATTCGCCGATTATAATTTCTGAAACCGCCAGCCAGCTATTGAATCCTGATGATACGCTTGTTATTTATAATATTGGAAATACATCCGGAGCCAATAATCAAACTAATACTGAACGAATTACTCCTGTCAATGGAGGTATTGCCCAGGCACATTATGTAACCGGCGATCATTATTCCATTATATCGTACTCCGGGGCCGATTTCAATACGCTGTTTTTCGGTTTTGGTTTTGAAGGAATTAGCCTTGATACCATTCGTTTTGTCTCGCAGGATAGCATGGTGGTCTATATTTTGGATTTCTTCGGCACTTCCGGTCCTCCCTCGCCTCCAAGCGCGACCGGCATCAGTGTCGCCCCCGGAGACCCGGATCACATGACCGATCACGTTCCCGAATTTTCATGGTCTTATTTTGACGGTGATTCGGCTCCTCAATCGCATTATCAAATTCAGGTTACCAGCGATTTGAACTGGTATTTTGTTGATATGTGGGATACCGGTCCCGTCGCGGGAAGTGAGACCTCAGTTACTTATTTCGGAAGTGAGTTATTTGATGGAATTACATATTATGTCCGCGTCAGAGTCTCCAACGGCTTATACTGGTCGGATTGGATTTCAACAAATTTCGCCATGAACGGCTTGCCCGGTCCTCCTGTAGGTTTATCTCCTGATAATGAAGGAATGGTTACGTCAAGCAGCCCGGAACTTTCTCATGACGCCGCCCCCGATCCGGACGGGCTGCCCGTGGATTACAGTTATGAATTATATTCCGATATAACGATGACCAACCTACTCGCTTCGGCTGACGATCAACCTCAGTCTTCCAGTCCGGTCACATGGCAGGTTCCCGTTTCCCTCGGAGAAGACCAGACATTTTACTGGAGAGTCCGCGCTGATGATGCCCTTGAAGATGGCCAGTGGTCGGAATTAGCGTCATTCTGCGTCAATGCCGATAATCAATCCCCGGCGCCATTTGAACTGACAAGCCCCGACAGCGCCGTTATCATGGAAAACCTCCTGCCGACTTTCACCTGGACAGCTTCCTCTGATGCTGATATCAACGACGAATTCACCTATATGCTCAGGTATTCCAAATGGAGTGATTTTGCTTCGCCTAAATCATTTTATGACCTGACCGCAGAAGAGTACACTATAACTACACCATTGGAATATGGAATAGATTATTACTGGAAAGTTGTTGCCACCGACCTGCTGGGAGCCGAAACAATCTGCTCTAATATTCGAATTTATATAACGATGCTGGAGGGCGACGCCAACGCCGACCGAACAATAAACGTCGGCGACGCTGTTTTTCTAATCAACCATGTATTTAAAAGCGGTCCCGCACCTGTTCCTCTAATCATGGGCGATGCAAATTGTGACGCTGAGGTTAATGTCGGCGATGCCGTCTATCTCATCAATAACGCCTTCAAAGGCGGCCCCGCCCCCGGATGCGACTAAGAATGCTTTTACATCAATCGAAATAAATCATAAAAAAAGGCCGGTCAACCCCGGCCTTTTTTTTACACAATTAAATTGCTTGCCTCACTTGAATCAAAGGGATATTAATATTTCAAAGGAGAAAAATTATGGACGCAATCGAAGCGATTCTCAGGCGGCGGAGTATCCGCCAATATACTGGGGAAAAAATATCGGAGGAAATAATTGAAACCCTGCTGCGAGCCGCGATGAGTGCCCCTTCGGCCAATAATATCCAGCCTTGGCATTTTATAATAATCGACGACCGAAAAACTCTCGACGCCATCCCCAAATTCCATCCTTATTCAAAAATGCTGACGCAAGCCCCTCTCGCGATTTTAGTATGCGGCGACACAAAAGCGGTCATGAAACCCGAATATATCTATCTCGACTGTTCGGCGGCCACGCAAAATATTCTAATCGCCGCTCACACTTTGGGTCTGGGAGCAGTCTGGCTGGGGATTTATCCGAGAGAAGAACGTATTGAGGGAATAAAGAACTTAATGATGCTGCCGGAACATATCGAGCCGATTGCTCTTATTTCATTGGGTCACCCGGCCGAATCCAAAGAACCATCAAACCGATTTACAAAATCAAAAGTGAAATACAATCACTGGTAATCTTTGTGGATGCAAAACATATTTATAATAATCCCCCCCATAATACAACAAAGATAATAAAGATGTCCCAGGCAATTTTCCCCTTACACTCGAATTAATTCATTTTTGTTGCGTATAATATGAACTATTGCTTATTGTCAGAAAGGGATGCCGGTTATTTGCCAATTAACAGACCGAAACAAAATCAAGACTGGTAGATAGAAATAAAGAAATTTTTCTATGATTAGACTTATTGGCACCGATGAAAGTCGTTATTATTCCTGGGAGCTTACTCCCGGCGAATATGTTATCGGTCGTAAAGCCTCCTGCGATTTCACTATCCCGGATAATACCATTTCCCGTCAACATGCTCAAATAACTATTGAAGATGACGGTCGCTTAATATCAATCGAAGATTTAAACAGCCACAACGGCACATTTGTCAACGGTGAGCGCCTTAGTGAAAAAACGAATATCAAAATAGGCGATCGCATTCAATTTGGATGCACCGATTTTAAAATACAATCCGGTGATGACAACGATTTTGGCAAATCCGGATCCGAACCTCGCTTCTCGGGCACAGCCGATGCCGAGAATTCAGTGCTAATACCCATGTCCGAAGCGTTAAAACCTCTCCCCTCACAAATTACTGATTTACCTGAACTTTTGCCGACACTCTTTGACATGGCCAAAATGCTTGTTCTCCCGGAGCCTCGCGAAGTCATGCTTGAAAAATCATTGGAGCTAATAGGCAAAATTATCCCCAACGAGCGTTTGGCCGTGCTCCTGACTAAAAAAGATCATACTCAGGTATATACAGCCGCCTGTTGTTTATCGAGCGGCAAAGAACCCGGATTTTTCTCACTGTCACAGACTATCCTTAGTGAAATTTTAACCAACAAAAACGCCATTGTAATTGACGACGCTGGTGCCGATCCGCGGTTTTCAAGCAAAGAATCAATAATTAAATCCGATTTGAAATCGGCTATGGCAGTGCCCCTTTTTGATGAAGACGCCGTATTTGGAATCCTCTACGCCGATACGACTAATCCAATCAAACGATATAACGACGATTACCTGCGCCTTTTCGCAACTGTCGGAAATATTATCGCTTCCAAACTTTCCAATTACAATCTTCTCCATGAACGGCAGGAAAAACAAATATTTGAAGCGGAACTCTCGCGGGCATCATTGATTCAGGAGACATTAGTAACAAAGGAAATTCCCGAATTCCCGGGATACTCAATTCAGGCCGTGCAGGAACAATGCCGGGCCGTCGGAGGCGATTTATACGATTTTACTATATTACCCGACGGCCGTCTCCTGTTTCTCCTGGCCGATGTCAGCGGCAAAGGAATGGGCGCTGCCCTGTTAATGTCTAATATCCTGGCCTCTTTCAGGATTCTCTATGACGATACCGGATTCGATCTGACACGAGCGGTAAATCAAGTATCGCTTCAAATGTTCAATCATAGCATGGCCGATAATTTCGCCACTCTGTTTATCGGCTTGATAAATTCCCACACGCACGAATTGTGCTACTTAAACGCCGGACATAATCCGCCGCTGTTGGTAAAAGAAAATGGAAATCTTGAATTTCTTGAAGCTTCAGGAACTATGATTGGCGCCTTTGATTTTAGCTCCTGGACTGAAGACAAAGTTAATTTGAACCTAAATGATACTTTGATTGTTTTCACCGATGGTATTACCGAAGCCGGCTTTGACGATGAGGAATATTCTGATGAAAGGCTTGAAAAATTAGTTATCGAAAACAGAAATTCCCAACCCGACCAGTTATCGCGTATAATTATGAAGGACATAAATAATTTTATGGGGGATGCTCCCCGGTCGGATGATATAACTATGATTATTATCAAAAGGGGCGAATAATGCTTGAAACCGGTCAACAAATAGCGCATTTCAAAATTGTGAAGAAAATCGGCGCCGGCGGTATGGGTGAAGTCTATCTGGCCGAAGATACGAAATTAAAACGCCGCGTCGCCCTGAAAATCCTGTTGGCTGAATTTTTCGGGGATGATGAACGAAAAAGCCGTTTCCATCTTTTCCGAATACTTTGAAAATCCGGGAATGACATCATCGGGTAGAACCTATCTTAAAGTACTCTACCATCTCGCTATTGCCTATGAAGGTCTAAACGAAACTGAAAAAGCGAATGAAGTTTACCGCGAAATATTAAAATTCTGGGATAATACCGATATCCAAATCAAATATATTGAATATGCTCGAGAGTATCTGAGTCGGGAAGTTAGTTAAAAATTCAATATCTATTCGGTAAATTGAAATTTTCAATGGGGCGAGTCAATATTTCCCCTTTTTGACTTGCCAAATAAAGATTCCTCAGCCATATTGTCCGTTAATCTGGGCAGGGTACGGTTGAAATTGACCGTCTATATAGCCCTATAAATATTGAATTAACATAATTCTACCTGGAATGGAGTGGGTCAATGGCTTCCCTAACGGCAGTCTTTTTTTCCTCGATTGGAAAAAAATTCATCAACGCCGTTTCCGGTTTTTTCCTCGTAATATTTCTATGTATCCATCTTTTGGGCAACATTACACTTTTAACCGGAAACGCTGACGCGTTCAATGCCTACGCCCATTTTCTTATGGGCTTGGGTATATTAATCTATATCTCTGAGTTTGGGCTGGTGCTATTTTTCGCCCTGCATATCATCACCGCCACTTCGGTCTGGTGGGATCAGCAGGTGGCTCGACCGGTCGCTTACAAGAACTCTAAATCTGCCGGAGACACCAGCAAAAAAACATTATCGTCCAGTACCATGATATATACCGGGGCGATAATTCTGGTTTTTTCGATACTTCACCTGATAACCCTGAAATATGGTCCCGGTGTTGCCGAAGGTTATACAACCGATATCGACGGCGTGGTCATGCGCGATCTCTATCGCTTAACAGTAGATGTCTTCGCGCAGCCCTGGTACACCGCCTCGTACGTTCTGGCAATGATCCTGATGGGGTTTCATCTCAGGCACGGCGTCTGGAGCATGTTCCAATCGCTGGGTTTGAATCGCCCCAAATTTACATCATTCATGTTTAAGTTCGCGATCCTGGTCGCTTTCATTCTTGCCTTCGGATTTATCGTGATTCCGGTCGTACTTTATCTGAAAGGGGGTGCCTTATGAAATTAGATGCCAAAATTCCCGGCGGTCCCCTGGAAGCCAAATGGTCGTCATACCGCGGCCGGATAAAACTGGTTAATCCCGCCAATAAGCGTAAACATACCTTAATCGTCGTCGGAACCGGCCTCGCCGGTGGAGCCGCGGCGGCTTCCCTCGGAGAGTTGGGATACCAGGTTCTAAATTTCTGCATTCAGGACTCTCCCCGACGGGCTCACAGTATCGCCGCTCAAGGCGGAATCAACGCCGCCAAAAATTATCAAAACGATGGCGACAGCGTTTGGAGATTATTTTACGATACGATAAAAGGCGGCGATTTCCGAGGCCGTGAAGCCAATACATATCGGCTTGCCGAACTGTCCCTTAATATCATCGACCAATGCGTCGCTCAGGGCGTTCCTTTCGCCCGCGATTACGGCGGCCTCCTGGCCAACCGTTCTTTCGGCGGCGCGCAGGTCTCCCGTACCTTTTATGCCCGAGGCCAAACCGGACAGCAATTACTTCTCGGAGCTTACGGCTCTTTGATGCGGCAAGTTGACGCCGGAAATGTCAAAATGTTCCCGCGCCGCGAAATGCTTGATCTCGTCCTCGCTGATGGTAAAGCGCGCGGTATTACCTGTCGCAACCTTATTACCGGTGACATTGAATCTTACGCCGGAGACGCTGTCTTACTCTGTACCGGCGGCTATTCCCCGGTCTATTATCTTTCCACCAACGCCGTCAATTCCAACGGCTCAGCCATCTGGCGCTGTCACAAAAAGGGCGCCCTGTTTTCAAATCCTTGTTATACCCAGATCCATCCTACCTGTATTCCTCAGGAAGGTGACCATCAATCCAAACTAACCCTGATGAGTGAATCGTTGCGTAACGACGGACGGGTTTGGGTGCCGATGAAAGAAAGCGACGATCGTCGTCCCAATGATATCCCGGAAAATGAACGCGATTATTACCTGGAGAGAAAATACCCCAGCTTTGGTAATCTCGTTCCCCGTGATATCGCCTCCCGCAACGCCAAAGACGTTTGCGATGAAAACCGTGGAGTCGGCTCGACGAAAAAAGCGGTTTTCCTCGATTTCCGTGATGCCATCAAAAGACTGGGCAAAAACGTCATCGCCGAACGATACGGCAACCTCTTTGACATGTATCAGAACTTAACCGGCGATAATCCTTACGAGGCGCCCATGATGATTTATCCCGCTCCCCATTACACTATGGGCGGCCTTTGGGTCGATTATAATTTGATGAGCACTATTCCCGGCCTGCATGTTCTTGGCGAAGCCAACTTCTCCGATCATGGCGCCAACCGCCTGGGGGCATCGGCGCTGATGCAGGGCTTGGCCGACGGTTACTTCGTCATTCCATACACCATCGGCAATTACATCGCCGGAACCGATCTCCCGAAGGTTACTATCGATCATCAGGCCTTCAAGGATTCGGTTGGTGAAGTCAATAAGGAAGTTGATAAACTTCTCGCGATCAAAGGCAACAAAACTATTCGCGAACTGCACCGTGATTTGGGTGATGTCATGATCGATAAGGTCGGCATGTCGCGCGACGAAAAGGGCCTCAAACACGCTCTGGAGGTGATTCCCAAAATTGGCGAGGAATTCTGGAATAACGTCAACGTTCCCGGCAGCAGCGATGATCTCAATAAGAGTCTCGAAATGGCCGGACGCACGGCCGACTTCCTCGAACTTGGAGAACTCATGGCTCGCGATGCTCTCATGCGTAAGGAATCATGCGGCGGGCATTTCCGAGTTGAGTACAAGACCGAAGAAGGCGAAGCCCTCCGCGATGATAAGAAGTTCACATTTGTATCTGCCTGGGAATACAAAGGTCCCGGTCAGCCGCATGAAATGCATAAAGAAGAGCTGGAATTCGAGCGTGTTACGCCATCCCAGCGGAGCTATAAGTGAGGTGTTATCATGACTGAAAAAAAGAAAATAACGGTGCATCTCAAAGTCTGGCGGCAAAAACGAAATGAACCTAAAGGCCGTTTCTCCAAATACACGGTCAAGGATGTTTCGCCCGACAGCTCTTTTCTGGAGATGCTTGATATACTCAATGAGGATTTGACCAAAAACGGCGAAGAACCGGTCGAATTTGACAGCGATTGCCGCGAAGGTATCTGCGGAACCTGCGGGCAGGTTATTAATGGTGTCGCCCACGGACCGCAAACGGCAATTGCCACCTGTCAGCTTCATATGCGCAAATTCAAAGACGGCGAAACCATAACGGTCGAACCGTTCCGGGCTAAATCGTTTACTCAGATAAAAGACCTCGTTGTCGACCGGAGCGCCTTTGATCGCATCATCTCCAAAGGCGGCTATGTTTCGGCCAATGCCGGTTCGCCCCAGGATGCCAATGCCCTGCCAATCCCTAAAGACAAGGCAGAATTGGCGATGGATGCCGCCGCCTGCATCGGTTGCGGAGCCTGCGTCGCTTCCTGTCCCAATGCCTCGGCGTCGCTGTTTACCAGCGCCAAGATATCTCAGTTTGCCCTTTTGCCTCAGGGCCAGCCGGAAACGGTCATGCGCGTGCGGCAAATGGTGGCGCAAATGGACGGCGAAGGATTTGGCAATTGCAGTAATCATGGTGAATGCGAAGCGGTCTGCCCGAAAGAAATTTCAATCGGCAACATCGCTCGTATGCGTCGTGAATTCTTCAAAGCCGCCCTGGCCAGATAGTAAATCTATTATTAGTGTAGTGGCAGGCTCAACCGGGCTTGTCACTGCATTACAAATACCTAAATAGAGTTTAGGCGATTCCGCGAAAGTCTCAACATCTTTCACGCAATAATCAATTACAAATCGAAAATCCAGAGAGTTATCCACATATTTTGTCCCGATAATTCCTTGTAATCTTATATCTCCTTATTGATTACAACGAATTGGGTTCGTTTTGTCCTTTTTAAATATTGTGTTATAGTTCCAGATTTATTTCCCAAAGCCAAAACCCTGTTTATAGCTATTATTAAACAGATGCAACATGATTGCCGGAACATCTTCATAATTAATAGGAAATATTCGGAAATAGAGGACTATTAATAGGATTATTGTTAGCCCTCCAAGCGGGAACTCACCGTTCTCCCGTCTTGCAGAGGGGGAACAATGGGCCACCGGTCAACTGATCATTCTCCTGACGTAAACCGCCAACCTCATTGCTGTTTGCTTCACGGACGGTATCATCCTGAAGACGTCGCTTACCTGCTTCCAAAAAGTCCTTGCTCCAACGATAATAAAGATTCGGGACTATTCCTTCATGGCAACATAGTCCGGATATGCTGACTTTTCCCTTAAGTCCTTCCAACACAATGCGAATCTTCTCCTCGGTGGAATACTTACGCCTCGTCTTCCGCCTAATCTCACGAACAACTGATTCTGATGATACTTTCGGACTCATAAATAACTCCTTCTTTTGATAGTTAATTATACCAAAAGCATCTCTTAATTCTAACAATAAATCAGTACGATTGGTTTTGACGGGAAACAGTACATTATGGTGGCGCGTCAAGTGTGCGTTGGTGAACAGCTGATGTTCCAAAAGCGGACGGTTCTAAAATGGGTAACTTACTTAGCGGTATGTGTGACAATGTGTTATGGGATTGGCATATGATTTGCTTACACTTACGTGATGGATGAATTGCCTGAGCGAAAACGTATTGATTGAGGCTGATTCTGATGGGCATGGACAGGGAAATCATACCGCCAATATCTCCCGATGGGGAAAAGTTGTTTTACAATTCAGACGGAGAGTTGTATTGGATCTCTGTAGCAATTATTGAAGCGCTAAGGTCCAAAAACTAAAAATGAAGTGACTGAATCATGTCAAACACGACCAGACTTTCAATAAGTTGAGGATTACCAATGTTAAAAAATTATTTGAAAATCACCTTTAGGAAATTAATTCAGCAAAAAATGTATTCCATTATAACCATTTCGGGTTTGGCAGTTGGAATAGGTGTCTTTTTAATATTTTTTGCTTTTTACTCATGGAAAATGACCCCCGATTCCTTTCACAAAGATATTGATAAGATATACAATATCGTCCAGGTACTAAATTCAGGGAGTGGAGAACGGCATACAGCATATATTCCTTTTCCCTTAGCATCATCGCTAAAGGATGATATTGCGGAAATTGAGGATTTCACTCGGTTCTACGATCCGAGGAAACTAGTGGTCAACTATGAGAACAAGAGATTTTATGAGGATCAGGTTCTCTTTGTTGATCCCAATTTTCTATCATTTTTTACTTTCAATATTGTTGAGGGTAACACGGAGACTTTGTTTTCTAATCCCCAGTCTGTTGTGATAAGTGAGACTATTGCGGAAAAATATTTTGGTGATGAACCTGCTGTTGGAGAAGTATTAACTCTCAATAATGAAAAGGATCTTATTGTTACAGGAATATTCGAAGACCTGGAAAAGCAACAGTCAGCATCATCTTTGTATGGGAATATCATAGTTCCCATTAGTGTTGCACAAACCCTGTATGATTCACTTGATGATTGGGATATTAGTGCTTTAACCGGATTCATTCGACTGCAAAGTAACGCTGATCTGAAACAAGTTGAGAATAAGCTGGGATTATTACGTGCAAAATATTATGACAATTCCACCAACTCCCCACGGCTTATATATCTTTTCCCAACCAAAGGATTGGTAAACACGGCACCGCATATTGAAAGGTTTGCCAATTACTCTCCGACAACCGGAGCCACGATTATGCTGACTCTTGGATTCATACTCCTGTTGATTGGAATTTTCAATTATGTGAATCTATCTACAGCCCGTTATACTGAGCGCGTGAAAGAACTGGGAGTTCGTAAAGTTGTGGGAGCGGCTAGATCTCATCTGGTTAAACAATTCTTAGTGGAATCCGTGCTTACAGCTCTTATTGCATACCCTCTGATCATTATTATATACGATTTAGTTTATTCATTCTTAAGTTCATTAACTCCCCTCATGCCTCTGCTGTCATTTTGGGATAATGAGAGGTTAGTATTTGCATCCTTAGTAATAACACTTGGTTCGGGTTTAGTGGCAGGAATTTACCCGGCAATTTATCTTTCATCTTTTCGTCCGGTTCATATTTTCAAGGGTGGAATTAGTATGGGTAAAGGAAAGAGTAGAGTTAGAAAAGTACTTGTTACTCTTCAGTTCTCTATTTCGGTAATACTGGTTGTACTTGCATTAACCATGCAGAAGCAATCAGAGTTCATCGCCAGTGTTGATTTGGGCTATAGCAGACAGGGCATGATCGCAGTTACTCTGGAAGATAAAACAAATGATTCTTACCCAATAATAAAAGAAAGACTTAGGAATGTTCCGGGTGTTCTAAATGTTAGCGCAGCAAGGTCTACACCTGGAAATTGGCAAAGAAAAGAAAATGTGATTCCCGAAGGTATTGACCCTGATAATGCATTAAATGTTTATTTCTATGGGGTTCATTATGATTTTTTTGAAACCATGGAAATGCAAATTACAGCGGGAAGATCATTTCAAAACGATTATCAGGAAGATATTAGTGTAATCATTAATCAATTGTTCGCAGATCGTCTTGATTGGGAATCCCCGATTGGAAAAACTATAAAAATTGGTGAAGAAACATACAACATTGTAGGTGTTGTAAATGATTGTTTGTTCGACAACACATTTTGGCCTATGAAACCCACTGTTTTCTTCTTTGAAAAGGACAATCTGAACAATATGCTGATAAAAGCCGAAGATGAAAATAGGGCCGCAGCAATTATTGATTATGTTAGAACCCTCTGGGCCGAGCTTTCACCAAATGTCCCGTACAACCATGTTTATTTGGATGAGTATTTCATTCGTGTGAATGGTGATGCTTTTCTTTTACCAAAAATCCTGGGTATGCTTGGTCTGCTAGCTGTTTTATATTCGAGCTTAGGTCTGTTAGCTCTTTCTTCTTATGCTGTAAGACTTAGAAGGAAAGAAATTGGCATCCGCAAAGTTTTAGGTGCTTCCTCCCCTGTCATAATTACAATGCTTTCAAAGGACTTTTTGAAACTTGTTATGTTGGCAAATATTATTGCGTTGCCGATCGCCTATATAGCATCACGCAGATTTCTTGATTTTGCATTCTCAATTTATATCCCGGCTGAAGCCAGCATATTGGTATTTGCAACATTAATAACATTATTCATTGCGTTAATAACAACAGCTTCACAAACACTAAAAGCATCTCAGACTAATCCTGTAGAATCCTTGCGAACTGAATAGTGAGCAGATATGATGTACTGCAATACGGGATTTGTATTCGGCCGGGGCCGGATGCCTTCATGAGGCTATTCCCGCCCCCTGAGCAAAACTTAATCCATCATAATCATTTGATGAGGAAAATTCCTGCGGAACCCAGGACAAGTATGGCTGAATGTCCCATTCCAAATCCTCTGGCTGTCCACCAGGATCAAGTCGTATATTAAATCATAGAATTATCAATTCCCGACACGCTCTAATATTTAAATACCTTTATCGCATATGAGCGGGCTGTGCCGCATCAGTTTTATTTAAGATGTTCAGAACGCGTTTGGTTCTATTAACTCTATCAAAATCGCTTAGACCTAAGCTTGATTGACTGCCTGGTGATTTTTCTCTCAACCAATTGATTATATAGGTAAATGCCTCCTGCATATTCGTCTGTTCAAATGCCAGAGGAGTAAATAGAAAAGCCGACGACCTGAAGTATCCTTTATCCTGTCTTACAGCCGTTGCCATTCCATGAAACGGCGAGGTATCCCCATCCTTTGAAACGTTGGTATATATCGCTTCCGCTGATGAGCTAATCTCAGCCCCTCCAACTTCCGGTAATCCGTACATTAAATGCTCTGGGCTAAATATCCATCTTCCATATCGTGCATCTAATAAATCGAAATCTATTGTAACATCAG from Candidatus Zixiibacteriota bacterium includes the following:
- a CDS encoding C10 family peptidase produces the protein MLKEFLQHTRRFLIASLVVLAILISFSNSAYATIATENEMDQVCKNWLSQVVKELGSWGGSLYPEIEYSQDIIENDTLLGRYYSISPSGFIVIPALRELAPVKAYSEETSLNIDDEGGMALMFRQVLKSRMDIYTEVYGSLEAEQTGTELLFDRKNEQAWDEFTVSEKEFNQTMNKGLLGATATVGPLLTTSWHQRSPYNLDCPTGYLGRTCLVGCVSTAASQIIYYHKWPPEGTGDHSYYWVGDYEDCGGTTPGQTLYADFSDPYTYDHSNASVAEICYEMGVAYNMKYGTCKSGAFTLNGDYIFPQYFQYDQSARRVNREDYSADEWFDLIKENIDKNRPTLYRIYSHAIVCDGWREIGTTKQYHMNYGWGGSQNAWFTLDNLHCDWSEECGPDKEGMVVDIIPLNGAPYLESHELSDASSGDGDGIPEAGETIEMYFTIANYGGVPIENIYATLTIDDGTLNITDDASFISSIPAFDSVTSYGDPFIFEIPANYVSRIDSFFIEVTWNDGQDSDKLTGTFIIGNISVLLVDDDNYKTYEDYYKECLDKIRMPCSVWTYANLNPPPVEELNKYDLVIWFTGDDRATTLNSTNIGNIKSYLDGGGNLFLTGQGIASQLATDDPVLLNNYLKTEYQSGAYSPIIISETASQLLNPDDTLVIYNIGNTSGANNQTNTERITPVNGGIAQAHYVTGDHYSIISYSGADFNTLFFGFGFEGISLDTIRFVSQDSMVVYILDFFGTSGPPSPPSATGISVAPGDPDHMTDHVPEFSWSYFDGDSAPQSHYQIQVTSDLNWYFVDMWDTGPVAGSETSVTYFGSELFDGITYYVRVRVSNGLYWSDWISTNFAMNGLPGPPVGLSPDNEGMVTSSSPELSHDAAPDPDGLPVDYSYELYSDITMTNLLASADDQPQSSSPVTWQVPVSLGEDQTFYWRVRADDALEDGQWSELASFCVNADNQSPAPFELTSPDSAVIMENLLPTFTWTASSDADINDEFTYMLRYSKWSDFASPKSFYDLTAEEYTITTPLEYGIDYYWKVVATDLLGAETICSNIRIYITMLEGDANADRTINVGDAVFLINHVFKSGPAPVPLIMGDANCDAEVNVGDAVYLINNAFKGGPAPGCD
- a CDS encoding nitroreductase family protein, producing MEAILRRRSIRQYTGEKISEEIIETLLRAAMSAPSANNIQPWHFIIIDDRKTLDAIPKFHPYSKMLTQAPLAILVCGDTKAVMKPEYIYLDCSAATQNILIAAHTLGLGAVWLGIYPREERIEGIKNLMMLPEHIEPIALISLGHPAESKEPSNRFTKSKVKYNHW
- a CDS encoding SpoIIE family protein phosphatase, with amino-acid sequence MIRLIGTDESRYYSWELTPGEYVIGRKASCDFTIPDNTISRQHAQITIEDDGRLISIEDLNSHNGTFVNGERLSEKTNIKIGDRIQFGCTDFKIQSGDDNDFGKSGSEPRFSGTADAENSVLIPMSEALKPLPSQITDLPELLPTLFDMAKMLVLPEPREVMLEKSLELIGKIIPNERLAVLLTKKDHTQVYTAACCLSSGKEPGFFSLSQTILSEILTNKNAIVIDDAGADPRFSSKESIIKSDLKSAMAVPLFDEDAVFGILYADTTNPIKRYNDDYLRLFATVGNIIASKLSNYNLLHERQEKQIFEAELSRASLIQETLVTKEIPEFPGYSIQAVQEQCRAVGGDLYDFTILPDGRLLFLLADVSGKGMGAALLMSNILASFRILYDDTGFDLTRAVNQVSLQMFNHSMADNFATLFIGLINSHTHELCYLNAGHNPPLLVKENGNLEFLEASGTMIGAFDFSSWTEDKVNLNLNDTLIVFTDGITEAGFDDEEYSDERLEKLVIENRNSQPDQLSRIIMKDINNFMGDAPRSDDITMIIIKRGE
- a CDS encoding succinate dehydrogenase cytochrome b subunit, yielding MASLTAVFFSSIGKKFINAVSGFFLVIFLCIHLLGNITLLTGNADAFNAYAHFLMGLGILIYISEFGLVLFFALHIITATSVWWDQQVARPVAYKNSKSAGDTSKKTLSSSTMIYTGAIILVFSILHLITLKYGPGVAEGYTTDIDGVVMRDLYRLTVDVFAQPWYTASYVLAMILMGFHLRHGVWSMFQSLGLNRPKFTSFMFKFAILVAFILAFGFIVIPVVLYLKGGAL
- a CDS encoding fumarate reductase/succinate dehydrogenase flavoprotein subunit → MKLDAKIPGGPLEAKWSSYRGRIKLVNPANKRKHTLIVVGTGLAGGAAAASLGELGYQVLNFCIQDSPRRAHSIAAQGGINAAKNYQNDGDSVWRLFYDTIKGGDFRGREANTYRLAELSLNIIDQCVAQGVPFARDYGGLLANRSFGGAQVSRTFYARGQTGQQLLLGAYGSLMRQVDAGNVKMFPRREMLDLVLADGKARGITCRNLITGDIESYAGDAVLLCTGGYSPVYYLSTNAVNSNGSAIWRCHKKGALFSNPCYTQIHPTCIPQEGDHQSKLTLMSESLRNDGRVWVPMKESDDRRPNDIPENERDYYLERKYPSFGNLVPRDIASRNAKDVCDENRGVGSTKKAVFLDFRDAIKRLGKNVIAERYGNLFDMYQNLTGDNPYEAPMMIYPAPHYTMGGLWVDYNLMSTIPGLHVLGEANFSDHGANRLGASALMQGLADGYFVIPYTIGNYIAGTDLPKVTIDHQAFKDSVGEVNKEVDKLLAIKGNKTIRELHRDLGDVMIDKVGMSRDEKGLKHALEVIPKIGEEFWNNVNVPGSSDDLNKSLEMAGRTADFLELGELMARDALMRKESCGGHFRVEYKTEEGEALRDDKKFTFVSAWEYKGPGQPHEMHKEELEFERVTPSQRSYK
- a CDS encoding succinate dehydrogenase/fumarate reductase iron-sulfur subunit, which encodes MTEKKKITVHLKVWRQKRNEPKGRFSKYTVKDVSPDSSFLEMLDILNEDLTKNGEEPVEFDSDCREGICGTCGQVINGVAHGPQTAIATCQLHMRKFKDGETITVEPFRAKSFTQIKDLVVDRSAFDRIISKGGYVSANAGSPQDANALPIPKDKAELAMDAAACIGCGACVASCPNASASLFTSAKISQFALLPQGQPETVMRVRQMVAQMDGEGFGNCSNHGECEAVCPKEISIGNIARMRREFFKAALAR